The window CAGCCCTGCATTGACAACAGTAAGCCAGCATGGTGAAGATATAGGTAAACAGGCAGCTATGATGCTTATTGACAGGTTGGAGAATGAAGGAAGAGAACTGAAATACAATACTAATGTATTGAAAACAACACTTATTCACAGAGAGTCGACCAAATAGAATAATGACGGAAATAATATAGAAAGAGGGCTTTTCAAAGCCCTCTTTCTATATTATTAATTTAAGGTTACCGAGTATGTATTATCGGAAAGATCCAGTATGATTGTATAGTTGCCTGCTGTTGCTACGTTGAGGTTAGCCCCATCCTGTTCTAATGTGCCATCCTGTTCATTATCGCCCAGATTTACGGCCCAGTCATCGGCAAACCTGAATTTGAATTCGCCGGGAACAAGATCGAGGGTTACCGACCATGTCTGCGAGTTTGTATCGTAAACCATATTGGTGTCTGTATCCCATCCTCCCGGTGTAGCAGCGCCTATGACTCCCCAGTTGTTCAGGGCATAGGTTCCGGCAATCGGGTTCAGGTCTATTACGTAGCTTCCTTCATTTACCTGGATGTTGGTTCCATCTTGTTCTAATGTACCGTCCGGTTCATTATCGCCCAGGTTTACGGTCCATTCATTGTTGGCCCTGAATTTAAGTTCACCATCTGTAAGGTTGGCCGTGATGGTCCAAACCCCTCTGTCATAATCATAAGTCATGTCGGTGTCAGGATCGTTCCATCCATTCGGGGTCGACGAGCCGATAATAGCCCATGTAAATGCGCTCCATGTGTTATTGATCAAGTCGATATTGATCTGATAGTCTAGCGGGCCGGGGAGGCTGATGTTCTCTCCCGGGGAGGAAATCATGCCAGATGTTGTGCCATCACCTGTATCTCCGTATATTCCATTATCCCAGTCCGGGGCATCGGTTATTTTAAATTCATTACTGGTTCCGGTTAGGGTTACATGGCCAATATAGGTGCCCAGAAGGTTCGGCAGTTCGACCGAAGGAATTATTGTAGCGGTTGCCGGATTCCATCCCTGATAACTCCCGGGGAGGTATAAAACTTCCGGAAACGGATTTTGTTCTTCAGTCGTGTAGCTCCATATTGCATATCCGTTGGCGGGAGCCTTGATGACAGCCGTTCCGGAAGCATCTGTGTTTGTGAACAAGAAAATGTTTTCGGTATAGTCTTTTATGTTCGCAGACATCCAGGGTGTCAGGACCTCTTTGGAGGCTTCGCTATCACTTGTGTTAATATAGAGCATCAGTCCCGGTTTGTTACCATCTCCCGATCTTTTTGCAATAAATTCGTCATTATCGGAATATTCAACAGACCAATCTCCTGCTGCAAGTTCACTACGGATCTGAATAAGCTGTTGTATTTTCTGCTTCTGCTCATCTCCGCTATCTTCATAATGTGAATAGAATACTGTAGGGTATCCCGGTGCACTCATAATAAATGCATAGGCATGGGATTCATACGCATCCGGAAACTCATTGCCCTCTCCTCTGGCTTCCGTATCGTGGTTACCGACAAAGGTTACGGCCTTATCGGGTAAGGAAGCAAATAAACTGGGATTATTAAGGAGGGTCAGGTTGCCCTGGCTAAAAGCATCTTTCATATTGAAGAAATTTGGAAAATCGAAAGCGTTTGCCCCGGAGGCTTCCACCCAGGGTTGAACAACCCCGGAAAGATTACCGTCAAAATTCTCTCCTACGGCAAACCCTCCAATGGCCGCTACCCAGTCTTTAACAATTTCGGGGCTGTACCCTTTGACAAAATCGAATCGCCACCCGTCTATTTTTAATACATTCATATAATAACCGGCAACTGATTCTTCCGATTTCCACATCCAGTCCCGAACATATTCACTCTTTAGGTCCAAATCGGGAAACCCTCCGAATTTACCTTCATCATTTAAGTGATTGGCATTAGGATGAAAATCGTATTGAGATCTGTTGAATTTCTGTGAGGCCGGTCTGAAAAGAGTATATGTTTCCAGTTGCCTGAATTGGTTGTATTCAATATCACCTCCGCTATTATGGTTGATAACCATATCGGCGATAACGGCAATATTATTCTCATGAGCTTTAGAAATCATGTTTTCCAGTTCTGAACGGTTTCCGAAACGTGTTTCAATGGTTC of the Zhouia spongiae genome contains:
- a CDS encoding alpha-amylase; translation: MRTILSITNIQRTIAIILGTGLLWSCSNDDFSPRKIIEQREESDLPTGTAQTRQDLLTPGEGVMMQAFYWDVTEGGIWWNNISSKLDDWAANGIDAIWIPPVSKGQSGGFSMGYDPYDYFDFGDFEQHGTIETRFGNRSELENMISKAHENNIAVIADMVINHNSGGDIEYNQFRQLETYTLFRPASQKFNRSQYDFHPNANHLNDEGKFGGFPDLDLKSEYVRDWMWKSEESVAGYYMNVLKIDGWRFDFVKGYSPEIVKDWVAAIGGFAVGENFDGNLSGVVQPWVEASGANAFDFPNFFNMKDAFSQGNLTLLNNPSLFASLPDKAVTFVGNHDTEARGEGNEFPDAYESHAYAFIMSAPGYPTVFYSHYEDSGDEQKQKIQQLIQIRSELAAGDWSVEYSDNDEFIAKRSGDGNKPGLMLYINTSDSEASKEVLTPWMSANIKDYTENIFLFTNTDASGTAVIKAPANGYAIWSYTTEEQNPFPEVLYLPGSYQGWNPATATIIPSVELPNLLGTYIGHVTLTGTSNEFKITDAPDWDNGIYGDTGDGTTSGMISSPGENISLPGPLDYQINIDLINNTWSAFTWAIIGSSTPNGWNDPDTDMTYDYDRGVWTITANLTDGELKFRANNEWTVNLGDNEPDGTLEQDGTNIQVNEGSYVIDLNPIAGTYALNNWGVIGAATPGGWDTDTNMVYDTNSQTWSVTLDLVPGEFKFRFADDWAVNLGDNEQDGTLEQDGANLNVATAGNYTIILDLSDNTYSVTLN